From Salminus brasiliensis chromosome 21, fSalBra1.hap2, whole genome shotgun sequence, a single genomic window includes:
- the abhd14a gene encoding protein ABHD14A, producing the protein MNVFRNRVAVLGLVLLATVLLYLLLPAMRQGSMEPSLAVQRMALTAASAPPSTPNITVRTGQLPSDPPLFFREALPVDSAGRQILPRLQVVLLHGQAFTSKTWEELGTLSLLAANGYQALALDLPGFGKSPASESVKSDQNRVDLLKRFLEALGVRAPVLLSPSMSGHYALPFLQKHSGQLHGFVPIAPVATRTLTPQQYQDIQTPTLIVFGELDTNLGAQSLKNLQQLPRHTVVKLAGARHACYMDKPREFHLALLDFLNKLE; encoded by the exons ATGAATGTGTTTCGGAACCGTGTGGCCGTGCTTGGCCTGGTGTTGCTCGCCACAGTGCTCCTGTACCTTCTGCTGCCAGCGATGAGGCagggcagcatggagccatCCCTCGCCGTCCAGCGGATGGCACTCACTGCCGCTTCTGCTCCACCCTCAACTCCAAACATCACAGTCCGCACGGGGCAGCTGCCCAGTGACCCACCGCTGTTCTTCAGGGAGGCCCTGCCTGTCGACTCTGCAGGGAGGCAGATACTGCCCAG GTTGCAGGTGGTTCTCCTGCATGGCCAGGCTTTCACCTCTAAAACCTGGGAGGAGCTTGGAACACTCAGTTTGCTTGCAGCTAATGGCTATCAGGCCCTTGCACTGGACCTACCTG GTTTTGGTAAGTCTCCTGCCTCAGAGTCTGTGAAGTCAGATCAGAATCGTGTGGATTTGCTGAAGCGGTTTCTTGAGGCGTTAGGGGTCCGGGCTCCGGTGCTGTTAAGTCCATCCATGAGCGGTCACTACGCCCTGCCCTTCCTGCAGAAACACAGTGGTCAGCTTCATGGCTTTGTGCCCATTGCTCCGGTTGCCACACGCACACTCACACCACAGCAGTACCAGGACATCCAG ACACCGACACTGATTGTGTTTGGTGAACTGGACACTAATCTGGGCGCTCAGTCTCTGAAGAACCTGCAGCAGCTTCCCCGCCACACTGTGGTCAAACTGGCCGGAGCGCGACACGCCTGCTACATGGACAAACCCCGTGAATTCCACCTGGCCCTGCTGGACTTCCTCAATAAACTGGAATGA
- the hyal2b gene encoding hyaluronidase-2 — MGAIPLSLSLFLRLLCLTVLWTSVNGQELRSTRWPLYSQKPLLLAWNAPTEDCAPRHGIRLQLDQFQIVASPNEGFVRQNLTIFYKDRLGLYPYYKQDGTPVNGGLPQGASLTEHLQKMPDNINKYIREPTAKGLAVLDWEEWRPLWIRNWDAKNIYRNKSRLLISQKNPSWTPEQVAKVAQQEFELSARTFMLQTLRQAKSSRPQQLWGFYLFPDCYNHNYRSNLDNYTGRCPDVEVTRNDQLMWLWTESTALYPSIYMGRVLKDRAIGRQFVRNRVREGMRLASVGNGTARPVFVYTRPTYANELTLLTEMDLVSTIGESVSLGAAGIILWGDSTYASSITSCSSLSEYLASSLGRYLLNVSSAAEQCSRFLCGFRGRCLRRRPDTDTYLHLSTSTHTLELQGGRLAVRGQMGLDEQARLREDFQCQCYTGYTGAGCSQKLAGNGVQSVWTVQHSSLWVALVLMLMLGFLQ; from the exons ATGGGTGctatccctctttctctttcactctttctgcGGCTGCTCTGTCTTACCGTTCTCTGGACCAGTGTGAATGGCCAGGAGCTGAGGTCTACAAGGTGGCCACTCTATTCCCAGAAGCCTCTTCTGCTTGCCTGGAACGCTCCCACAGAAGACTGCGCCCCCCGGCACGGCATTCGCCTACAGCTGGACCAGTTCCAGATCGTAGCTTCTCCGAACGAAGGCTTCGTCAGACAGAACCTGACCATCTTCTATAAAGACCGGCTGGGTCTGTACCCCTATTACAAACAAGATGGCACCCCTGTAAACGGCGGCCTGCCACAAGGGGCCAGTCTTACAGAACATCTGCAGAAAATGCCGGACAACATAAATAAGTACATCAGAGAGCCGACGGCGAAGGGGTTGGCTGTCTTGGACTGGGAGGAGTGGAGACCCCTTTGGATACGAAACTGGGACGCCaaaaacatctacagaaacAAATCTCGACTGCTGATCTCGCAGAAGAACCCAAGCTGGACTCCTGAGCAGGTGGCCAAAGTGGCGCAGCAGGAATTTGAACTGTCTGCCCGCAC GTTCATGCTGCAAACGCTGCGTCAGGCCAAGAGCTCTCGTCCTCAACAGCTTTGGGGTTTTTACTTATTCCCCGACTGCTACAACCACAACTACCGCAGCAACCTGGACAACTACACGGGACGCTGCCCGGACGTAGAGGTGACCAGGAACGACCAGCTGATGTGGCTGTGGACGGAGAGCACGGCTCTTTATCCCTCCATCTACATGGGCCGGGTGCTGAAAGACCGAGCCATCGGGAGACAGTTCGTCAGGAACCGGGTCAGAGAGGGAATGAGGCTCGCGTCTGTCGGGAATGGCACAGCACGACCTGTGTTTGTGTACACGCGGCCTACGTACGCTAACGAACTCACACTGCTGACAGAG atgGACCTGGTCTCCACTATAGGTGAGAGCGTGTCTCTGGGGGCTGCTGGTATTATTCTGTGGGGAGACTCTACCTACGCCAGCAGTATT ACGAGCTGTTCCAGTCTGAGTGAGTATCTGGCGAGTTCTCTGGGCCGGTACCTGCTAAATGTTTCCTCGGCGGCGGAGCAGTGCAGCCGGTTCTTGTGTGGTTTCCGTGGCCGCTGTCTACGCAGACGTCCTGACACAGACACCTACCTGCACCTgagcacaagcacacacacgctGGAGCTGCAGGGCGGCCGGCTGGCGGTGCGTGGGCAAATGGGGCTGGACGAGCAGGCCAGGCTGCGTGAGGACTTCCAGTGCCAGTGCTACACCGGGTACACTGGGGCAGGCTGCAGCCAGAAATTGGCCGGTAATGGGGTGCAATCTGTGTGGACCGTTCAGCATTCCAGCCTGTGGGTGGCGCTAgttctaatgctaatgctggGATTTCTGCAGTAA